The sequence ATCCTCGACTACGGCCCGCCGATCGACCTGCGCGGACACTTCACCAACCCCTATGCCGAACACCTCCACTGCCACATCCTCGGCATCCCCCGCGATGACGCACCGCTGTTGGCATCCAGTCTCGACATCGCGTTCATGAACTCGGCCTGCCCCATCACCGGGGCGCGCCTGAACTGGGACCGGGACATCGCCCATATGACCGGACGGCTCAACGACCCCGCCACCGACGGGCTGATGGCCGAACTCGCCGCCCTCCGCGGTGACCCCGACTATGCACACCTCACCGACGAGATGCTCGCCACCGTCGGCGTCACCATGTTCGGCGCCGGAGTCATCTCCACCATGGGCGCCTTGACCATGGCCGTCTTCACGCTCCTTCAGAACCCCGATATATGGGCTCGGCTGTGCGCGGAGCCCGGCAGGATACCGGCCGCCGTGGATGAACTGCTGCGCGTGAACCTGTCCATCGCCGACGGGCTGCCCCGCCTGGCCATGGAAGACATGCAGCTCGGCGACACGGAGATCAAGAAGGGCGAACTCGTCCTCGTCCTGGTCGAGGCCGCTAACACCGACGCGAGCGTGTTCCCCGACCCGCACACCATCGACATCGACCGACCCAACGCGGCCGCTCACCTCTCGTTCGGCTACGGCGGGCACTACTGCCCCGCCGTCCCACTCGGGAAGAAGCACATCGAGAGAGCGATCGAGACCCTCACCTCCCGCATGCCTGGCCTGCACCTGGCAGTCCCCGTAGACCAACTCGTATGGCGTACCCGCTTCATGAAGCGCATTCCCGAGCGGCTGCCGGTGGCCTGGTAGGAGCAGAGTAAACGGCGTGAGTTGGCGCCCAACACCATGCGGTGGCCCCGGCCTGAGGGAGGTCGGGGCCATTGTGTGGTGGGAATCGTGGGGCGGCTCGGCAGTTGCTGGGCCGGCTCCACGAGGAGATCCCGCACCGGCATCGACGATGCGGGCCTTCTCGGGTGAGGCGGATCGGTGTGTGGCGTGAGTAGTTGCGTTGTGTGCACGGGCTGGTGGCACCGGTGTTGCTGGACGGGGATCTGCCGGCCTGGCTGGTGTTGGGCTGCGACGAGTTCAAGCAGGTGACGTCCCGTCCTTTGCAGTTCACTCGTGACTCGGGCCAGTGGATCACGTTCCGGCGGGCGGGTGCCGGCCGATTCCCCGCTGTGGCCGGCGTTGCAGCCCCAGCCGAGTGTGCCTTTGTGGATGGGGCCGAGCATGCGCGGTTGCGTGGCGCGGTCACCGACAGCCTGGAGCAGTTCGCGCTGCGCGGGACCCGCTGCTACACCGTCCGCTGATCGAGGAGTTCGCGGCGGCCCGTGGTGAGGAGTCGGGCCGGGTGCGGGGGTGCCTCTCTGTCTTTCGTCAAGCGAGGCGTGGGGTTCTGGGTTCGTAGAAGGTGCCGTCGCGGAGCATCGCGAACAGCACGTCCAGGCTGGGGTGGAACTGGGTGAGCAGGCCGCGTATCCGGTTGGAGGTGTGGGTGGCCTCGGCTGCGAGGTCCTGGTCGAAGCCCACCAGGACGGTCAGTTCGGCGGTGATCCCGTCGGTCAGCTCAAGCGAGCGCAGGGTGTGCGGCATCGTGCGGGCGGCGTCCGCGATCACCGCGGCGTCCTTCGCGTCGGTCTTCGCCTCGCCCGGATACAGGTCGGCGATCTGCCGCATGGCAAGTCCCGGCAGGTAGGCGACCTTGCAGCCCGCGTCCCGGGCGACGGTGAGGGGGAGGGGGAGGGCGCCG is a genomic window of Streptomyces gilvosporeus containing:
- a CDS encoding cytochrome P450 → MTTAPTLIDFPFSPRGDRLPPEIERLRATPVTRVRTIAGDEAWLVSSYQLCRQVLEDPRFSLKDTSAPGVPRQYALTIPPEVVNNMGNITGAGLRKAVLKAINPKAGGLTEWMTDHAAHLIDGILDYGPPIDLRGHFTNPYAEHLHCHILGIPRDDAPLLASSLDIAFMNSACPITGARLNWDRDIAHMTGRLNDPATDGLMAELAALRGDPDYAHLTDEMLATVGVTMFGAGVISTMGALTMAVFTLLQNPDIWARLCAEPGRIPAAVDELLRVNLSIADGLPRLAMEDMQLGDTEIKKGELVLVLVEAANTDASVFPDPHTIDIDRPNAAAHLSFGYGGHYCPAVPLGKKHIERAIETLTSRMPGLHLAVPVDQLVWRTRFMKRIPERLPVAW